One region of Nitrospinota bacterium genomic DNA includes:
- a CDS encoding glycosyltransferase family 9 protein has protein sequence LKATSWNIILGGGPNDKNRAQQIAKELNTARVMDVCGQPLMVNAGIISKAGLMVTSDTGPMHIGFAMSTPIVALFGTISPLGSGPYDIPDHLFRVITIDPESDDYVEEQDPGDLYFRCITVDQVWEKVEEMLAEKTSL, from the coding sequence CTTAAGGCAACATCCTGGAATATCATTTTAGGGGGTGGTCCAAATGATAAAAACCGAGCTCAACAAATTGCAAAGGAACTCAATACTGCCAGGGTAATGGATGTCTGTGGTCAACCTCTCATGGTAAATGCTGGCATCATATCGAAGGCAGGGCTCATGGTAACTTCTGATACAGGTCCCATGCATATAGGGTTTGCCATGAGTACTCCGATTGTAGCTCTATTTGGAACAATTTCGCCTTTGGGTTCAGGGCCCTATGACATTCCGGATCATTTATTCAGGGTCATTACAATTGATCCAGAAAGTGATGATTATGTCGAAGAGCAAGACCCGGGAGATTTATATTTTAGATGTATTACGGTTGATCAGGTTTGGGAAAAGGTAGAAGAAATGTTGGCAGAAAAAACTAGCCTGTAG
- a CDS encoding glycosyltransferase family 9 protein — MEFSFILLSFPREKLPKNPKFLIIKLRSLGDVVYNTAVYSPLKRSFPDCHLTVLVEHFSVDVVRNHPDIDRVLCFEKKSFLHQLKFYYELFSTHYDVVIDMHEGTRGGVMCFVTQAPYRVGHKFAKRSFLYNVKLEFRDLHPKQPIDYQVALIKKMGVEFEEVAPSVHISETANIKANELLQEHGIAADEPFCIIHPGARPYDRWEPEKFAQLADKIYSQYHMKILLTCGPGQEHLIDEVTCEINKAPYSFFSTDLDTLGAITQKARFVVCHDGGYMHFASALGVPVVGMFGWTNPEIWRPPGKNTTIISKEIECRPCNLQTRKEECWNGKPECKSLITVEDILSAVTEVYPSHTTG; from the coding sequence CTTAGTTTTCCTCGTGAAAAATTACCTAAAAATCCTAAGTTTCTTATTATCAAACTGCGATCCCTTGGAGATGTGGTTTACAACACAGCAGTATATTCTCCTTTAAAAAGAAGTTTTCCTGATTGTCATCTAACGGTATTGGTGGAGCATTTTTCCGTTGATGTAGTTCGCAACCACCCCGACATTGATCGTGTCTTATGTTTTGAGAAAAAATCCTTTCTACATCAACTCAAGTTTTATTACGAGCTTTTTTCTACACACTATGATGTTGTGATAGATATGCATGAAGGAACAAGGGGGGGCGTCATGTGCTTTGTCACCCAGGCGCCCTACCGAGTTGGTCACAAATTTGCCAAACGATCTTTTCTATACAATGTAAAGCTTGAGTTTAGGGACCTGCATCCCAAGCAACCTATTGATTATCAAGTTGCATTAATAAAAAAAATGGGGGTGGAATTTGAGGAAGTCGCCCCATCCGTTCACATATCAGAAACTGCAAACATCAAAGCCAATGAACTTTTACAAGAGCATGGCATAGCCGCAGATGAGCCTTTCTGCATTATACATCCAGGGGCAAGGCCTTATGACCGCTGGGAACCTGAAAAATTCGCCCAACTCGCAGACAAAATATATTCACAATACCATATGAAAATTTTATTGACTTGCGGGCCGGGCCAGGAACACTTGATTGATGAAGTAACATGCGAAATAAATAAAGCGCCCTATTCGTTTTTCAGTACAGACCTGGACACGCTAGGGGCAATAACCCAGAAAGCCAGATTTGTGGTATGCCATGATGGGGGTTATATGCATTTCGCGTCTGCTCTTGGTGTGCCTGTCGTAGGTATGTTTGGATGGACAAACCCGGAAATTTGGCGGCCTCCAGGAAAAAATACAACCATCATATCCAAAGAAATAGAATGCCGTCCTTGCAACCTGCAGACAAGAAAAGAAGAGTGTTGGAACGGCAAACCCGAGTGTAAAAGTCTCATCACAGTAGAAGATATTCTCTCAGCAGTCACTGAAGTGTACCCGTCGCACACTACAGGCTAG